From one Spiroplasma endosymbiont of Panorpa germanica genomic stretch:
- a CDS encoding copper homeostasis protein CutC: protein MVLEVIAKNLEDIKRINNSQANRIELCDNLEVGGLTPSRDLITKATELSHLPVNVIIRPTARDFVYTDEEFNQILEDIRFVNKTKAKGIVVGVLNQNGEIDYNKMIKIMNVVKNKTVTFHKAFDYVPSFLEAAIFLDSINVTNILTAGGTNPIAENVNLIQEINLNTTMKILAGGGVTIDNVSDILNATDQIHIGTAARISNNWDSEIDINKINAFKQKKPSL, encoded by the coding sequence ATGGTTTTAGAAGTAATTGCCAAAAATTTGGAAGATATCAAAAGAATTAATAATTCACAAGCAAATCGAATTGAACTTTGCGATAATTTAGAAGTGGGAGGACTAACTCCGAGTCGTGATTTAATTACCAAAGCAACGGAATTATCGCATCTCCCGGTTAATGTAATCATTAGACCAACAGCTAGGGATTTTGTTTATACTGACGAAGAATTTAACCAAATTTTAGAAGATATTAGATTTGTTAATAAAACTAAGGCCAAAGGAATTGTTGTTGGAGTTCTTAATCAAAACGGAGAGATTGACTACAATAAAATGATAAAGATAATGAATGTAGTTAAAAATAAAACAGTTACATTCCATAAAGCCTTTGATTATGTTCCAAGTTTTTTGGAAGCGGCCATATTTTTAGACTCAATTAATGTAACCAATATTTTAACAGCTGGGGGAACAAATCCAATTGCGGAGAATGTGAACCTAATTCAAGAAATAAATTTAAACACAACTATGAAAATTTTAGCTGGAGGTGGGGTTACTATTGATAATGTCAGTGACATTTTGAATGCCACAGACCAGATTCATATAGGAACTGCAGCTAGAATCTCAAATAACTGAGATAGTGAAATAGATATTAATAAAATAAATGCTTTTAAACAGAAAAAGCCATCACTATAA
- the metK gene encoding methionine adenosyltransferase, with the protein MKKLFTSESVSEGHPDKICDQISDAILDEVLRQDPNSKVACECFATTNFIVIGGEISTKAKVDYIQIARDVLQKIGYNDSSWGIDSKTCEILNKIEEQSTDIAMGIDQANDVIGAGDQGIMFGYATNEAANYMPLAIAIAHDLVYLATKLRKNGEFKDSRPDMKSQVTIDYTDQKNPKVDTILMSIQHNPDFNEAEFKKFVKEKIMNAIVVDKYMLNSDFKVLINPTGRFVIGGPQGDTGLTGRKIIADTYGGYARHGGGAFSGKDGTKVDRSAAYMARYAAKNLVAAGLADKLEIQLSYAIGIPKPVSIFIETFGTHSIPLEKIYEAVEATFDFSVSGIIKELDLRKPVFFNTSRYGHFGIQDCSWEKLDKVNQLKKYLK; encoded by the coding sequence ATGAAAAAATTATTTACAAGCGAATCTGTCTCGGAAGGACATCCAGATAAGATTTGCGATCAGATTTCTGATGCAATACTAGATGAGGTTCTACGTCAAGATCCAAACTCTAAAGTTGCTTGCGAGTGCTTCGCCACAACTAACTTTATTGTTATTGGTGGGGAAATCTCAACCAAAGCCAAAGTTGATTACATTCAGATTGCCAGAGATGTTTTACAAAAAATAGGATATAATGATTCTTCTTGAGGAATTGACTCAAAAACTTGTGAAATTCTTAATAAGATAGAAGAACAATCAACTGACATTGCTATGGGAATTGACCAAGCAAATGACGTTATTGGAGCAGGAGACCAGGGAATCATGTTTGGTTATGCAACAAATGAGGCTGCTAATTATATGCCACTAGCAATTGCCATCGCCCATGATTTGGTATACTTAGCAACTAAGTTGCGTAAAAATGGGGAATTCAAAGATTCTCGACCTGATATGAAATCACAAGTTACAATTGATTATACTGACCAAAAAAATCCTAAAGTAGATACAATTTTAATGTCGATTCAACACAATCCAGATTTTAATGAAGCGGAATTTAAAAAATTTGTTAAAGAAAAAATCATGAATGCGATTGTTGTTGACAAATATATGTTAAACTCAGATTTTAAAGTATTAATTAATCCAACTGGAAGATTTGTAATCGGAGGACCACAAGGGGATACTGGTCTGACAGGAAGAAAAATTATTGCTGATACTTATGGAGGTTATGCTCGCCACGGTGGAGGAGCTTTCTCTGGAAAAGATGGAACAAAAGTTGATCGGAGTGCTGCTTATATGGCGCGTTACGCTGCTAAAAATTTGGTGGCTGCTGGGTTGGCTGATAAACTAGAAATTCAGTTAAGTTATGCAATCGGAATTCCAAAACCAGTTTCAATTTTTATTGAAACTTTTGGAACACACAGTATTCCTCTTGAAAAAATTTATGAAGCCGTTGAGGCAACTTTTGACTTTTCGGTTTCGGGAATTATTAAAGAATTAGATTTAAGAAAACCAGTTTTCTTTAACACAAGTCGCTATGGTCACTTTGGAATCCAAGATTGTTCTTGAGAAAAACTTGATAAAGTAAATCAACTAAAAAAATACTTAAAATAA